GTGCAGaaccttgcacttggccttgttgaacttgATGAGGTTCACACAGGCCCACCTCTCATGCCTATAATGGTCTCTCTGGATGGCATACCTTCCCTCCAGCATGACTGGATTATCTGGTGAAGATAATTGGGGAAATTCTTTTCTAGGTTTCTTTGATCACTATAACCTAAATCACTGTGTGATCCTGTAAAAATTTGTACTGGTGAAAACTGCAGGCTGTGAACTGGAGTGAAAAGCTGGACCAAATGGCTTGGAGCAAGACTTGCATTTCTTCAGCTGACATGTGACAGGCAGCAcattagaggggaaaaaaaaaaagcttgttaGCTCATGTACCTGTGGGAGGACTTGATGTTTGGTGTGAGGCCTTCATCTGCCCAGCTGATTTTTTATGTGTCCTGAAGTGCTCAGGCCCTAGCACGAATTCTTGTTGTTGCCTCCCTTCCTGAGCTCCCAGGTGGCAGGAGTGCAGCTTTTTCAGCAAAACACTTGGAGTCTGATACAGTGTTTTTACATGTAGAGGCAGTTCTGTCCCCCAGTTGACTTGTGTGAAGTGACTATATGCTGAAATACAGTAAGACAGAGTGAGGATGGCTTCCTGCCAGTTTGCTGGAGTTTGCACTCGAGTCTGTGACAgatggcagagcagctgcccagaCCCTGTCAGCAATTCTTGCTACCAAGGGGTGTTCGCTGCTGGAATCCAGAACAGTCTGAAAGGATCTTTGAGTCTCTGTCCCCGGTGTTTTTCTGCAGTGCACCTTTTCCATCTTCAATGACTTCTGTGCTGGCAGAAGTCCAGTTTCCTAGTGGCAGTGCAGGGGCCCAGGTTTTACAGCACgttgctttctttttttggcAGAATTTGCCAGATTGAGGCAAATTGTAAGagtagtgtgtgtgtgtgatgctTGCTATTGGAGCAAGAAACTGCTCAGAAAGTAAATGTGGGATTTCTGCTTTGCACTTTTATCTGAAAAGGAGCAGAAAGTTCaatggaaacaaaaggaaatacaaaatggaaatacaaaatatttcatatCCTCTGATCATCCTGAGAAAGATTTATGGAATAGCCTATTATCCTCCTTTATCTTTTCAACTCTTTCAAAATGTTcggtataaatatatatacttaTAAATTTACATGCAAGTATATATTCTTAGttcaaaatgcagaaaaactCAAGGGCATAGTCTCTTGGTTCACTTGTACCTGTTTTTTGGCTGTAAGGAAAACTCGAAGTGGAACTAAGTTATGTACCTATGAAACAGGTAAAAAGCTACACCTTTGGATTTCAAAACCTAATCCTTTACCCTCTGTGTACTCAGTTGTTTGCTTTGAATCAACTAATTTGcattaatttctaaattttaaaatcattgTATTTCAGCATCTTTGGTCCATCATGTCCACCACCCATTTTCTTTGAAGACCCACATGCCAGCCGGTGTAGCTGTGTATTGTTCTTAGTAGTTTTTGTCTTGCACAGCATGTACAGAGATCTTTGAGGCATCACTAGGGTTCTTTGCACTATTATGTGGCTGCAGCTTCACCATTTAAAGGTGAAGCTGCAGCCACATAAGGGTTATCTCTACTTTTTAGTCAGAGTTTTAAGGGTTATCTCTACTTTTTAGTCAGACTAGCCTTCTAGCTAAGTTCTGACTGTTGGAGTACTTTAATTATGttcttgtttgtgtgctttCATGGAACCTTTGTTGCATTGGATTTTTGCATAATTCAGAATATATTCAAAACTGATCTTATACTTAATCctgtattaaaaaatatttatgtatttgttCTATGAACCTACCAAAGAGCCAGAGTGAGTGGTGCTCTCCCATAACAAATGTTAATTCACCACCCAGCCCATTTAGAAAGTAACATTCTGGCATGTGTCATACTTACCATGCACTGTGTTAGGTGTTATTACCTAAATATTCTGAGTGTGACTGAAAATAATGCTGGAACTGCAAGCTCTTAAATTTTGAAGATGCTTCTTGCCTGTGTCAGCAACAGTTTGTGGGCCAAGCAGccacactgcagtgctgaggtTCATCTCTATGCAGGAACAACACTGTCTGAATGAATAAgattgtgaaaaaaataaactttttgcAGGAGTAGAGCCTGTTGCAGTTTTTTTGCACAGCTAAACTTAAGGTGGAATTGCAGGCATTAATATGAATTCTATGTGCCTGTTCTGTGTCTTTGAAAACTTGGGCATACTTCAAGCACCCTGCTTCTCTGGGCCTTTGGTAGGATGTTACTGCCTTTCACAGCTGCTAGTCTGTAGTattgatagattttttttttaataggtttCCTTTATTCTGAAAATTGTATAAATCAGGATCTTTTCTTACACAGGGGAATGTGGACCTGACTGGTTAATAAACTTTTCAGGCTTTAGACAGAAGTTGTAATGACTTCTGTGATTACAGTAACTTGTCTGaaacatttcctttattttcaagGCGAACTGCTGCTTGGAGAATAACTagtgaagaaaagaaagcacTAGACCAAGCCAGTGAGGAAATCTGGAATGATTTTCGGGAGGCTGCAGAGGCACACAGACAAGTGAGGAAATACGTTATGAGCTGGATAAAACCTGGAATGACAATGATAGAAATCTGGTGAGGACACACATCTTCTGGAAGACCTCTGCTGtagatttttcttcattttccagAGGAGGAGAGATTTAGTCTCAGTTTTGTGTGCTTAATTCACTGTGTAATGAGTGTTGGGGAGATTTGTGTTTGAGGTACACAACCAGTGTTGTGCAAATTATTTCCTTTAAGTTTCTTCTTGCATTTTTAGCTTCTGCAGCCTTACAGGGTCTGGGATTATACTGAATTTTAACTAAGCTTTCAGTGATGTTCACTTACTTTGATTATATGCTTCATTTAGATTTCAGTGcctttgctgctctgcagcagtgctgggagaagcAGCAATGGCAGCATTGCAGCTGCTGCTTGCCAGAAATGTCATGAAATGCCATGTGGGCAGTGAGGTGCAGTCTGTGCCGGGGACTGGGCAAGGAGGCATAAAACCAGCATGGCTGTGTATTCAGTCCAGGGCAGGAGGCTTTGGACTCTGTTTAGTCTTCACTGACTGACTGATGTTTCTGGTGGAAAcacagtggggttttttattattctcAGTAAGAAATAACTGAGCAGGTAGATTCAGATGAATGTGAATTTGATTTAAGTTTAAAGAAAGAATTAGCCTGGAAATTATTTTGTGACTCTTCCAACTATTACTTTTTCTGTCCTTCAGTTTATCTAGATTGAATATCTACTGTCCAAGTACTGCACTGATCCAGAACAGTTTAGCTTCCAAATTCAGGTGCTTTCAGCCTGGTGTGACTGAGGACTGTGCTGACAAGAGTAGGATAGTAAGAAAGCTAATGAGAGCTGATCCCCAAGGTAACTGTGCAAGGATAACAGAAAGACATAATGTGCCATGAGGGAAAGTAGAAGAAAGGCAGCTCACTAGTCTGGGTGAAACAAATCTGTCTTTGTGGATTATACAGTTTGGCTGTTCTAAGCAGTCATTTTCTCAAAACTTTACTGTTCTTCCTAAAGTACCTTGGACTGTGGGGCCTTGCTGATTAAAATATGCTCTcatttttcatatttctctGGCTTTCTTAAAATCAGTTTGGTGCACTGCAGTGAGCTGCAGTTTACCTCATTCACTGACACTGAAGGAGAATGCACTGTTGGATGTGTATTTGTGGATTTGCAGCAGCTAGCATCTTGAGATtagacaaaaccaaaacacaaatgCTAGTCTCACAAGGTTTTATTTTATCATGTTTaccactctttttttttaaaaaaggtccTTTTATAATCCTTTTATAAttagtttttttaataaataagaGGCTTTACCTCCTTTTCCCCCACTTTCTTTTAAATCACAGCAAATTTAAAGAATGCATGTAATTTGCCTAAACTTTGGTTGTCTAACCTCTGCTGTTCAGGAAGGATGGGTTAATGTAGCTTGTaaggataaatattttaaacttaaattaaaaacaataggGAAAGACTCATTTTTGCCCAAGAAAAGGTAGAGGAAACAACACAAAGAGCTGAAGATGGTTGTGTTGTGCCTGTTTTTCAGCCTAGGGTTGTCTGTCTACTTTGCATACAAATAGCCTGTTTTGatataaaaacatttattttagtatttttctgAGGTTTTATTCTTGCATTGATTTATTTGAAGTCATCATAAGAAATACTAatcctgttcttttttttcttctccctcccctctgctttCAGTGAAAAACTAGAAGACTGCTCACGTAAGCTGATAAAGGAAAATGGTTTAAATGCAGGTCTTGCATTTCCTACGGGGTGTTCTCTGAATAATTGTGCTGCCCACTACACTCCCAATGCTGGAGATCCAACAGTCCTGCAGTACAATGATATTTGCAAAATAGATTTTGGAACACATATTAGTGGTTAGTTttcatttattaaataaaactgaGAATGTTCTTCAGTGCAAATACTATGAAGCTAACTAACTTCTGCTGATTTCAGGTCGTATTATTGACTGTGCTTTTACAGTCACATTCAATCCAAAATATGACAGACTATTAGAAGCTGTAAAGGATGCCACAAATACTGGAATAAAGGTATGATCCTTATGTAAGTAATTTACAAAGTCTTTTTCAGTAAATGTTGTGGTTATTTTCCatttatatttgcatttattttcagtgtgcTGGAATAGATGTACGTCTCTGTGATGTGGGAGAGGCCATACAAGAAGTTATGGAGTCTTATGAAGTTGAAATTGATGGCAAAACATACCAAGGCAAGTTATTTTCTTCATAGGGATGGTTGTTTTAGAAGTGTGTGCCTGTATATAGATTTGTACAAATATTGATTTCAGCATAGGACATTGAAAAGACTTTTCTGCCAGAAGTATGGTGTGAGTCTTGTGTAAATACATGTGTATGGCTGGCTTGCCTTTCCTTTGGAGAAATGTTCTTGGCTTATACTTCCAGGTATTGTATGTCTAGCAGATAAGATGATAAGATGAATGCTAAACAGCAGTTTTGAACTGTACAGATAATTTGATACTTGCTGCTTGGCTTTTTTAATTAGCATTTATTACTGTTGGAGTTGCTGCTCTTCACTGATGAAGCCTTGCTACAGCATACAAAACTAACTTGTGTCGTGGCTGTGTTTGTACAAGATACGTGGATAGTTCTGTGTTTGGTTCCTCTGCAGTATGATGACTCACTATTACACTTTTAGTATGGGATAACAAACCAAATTGCCTTAAAGGCTTTACCATTTGTTAGGAAATTGCCTGTAATATTGTTGTTGTTCTCTTCCAAAGTGAAGCCAATCCGCAATTTGAACGGACACTCCATTGGGCCGTATAGGATACATGCAGGGAAAACAGTACCCATTGTGAAAGGAGGAGAAGCCACAAGAATGGAGGTAAGATGAGTTCTTTATTCCTTCTGTTAAATTTCTCCAGTATCATTGCAAGAATAGTATTTCTATGCACTTCTGATTTGTAGTTTTTGTGATTCTGGTGAATGATTGCAGTGGAGTAACTGCTGCACTGTGTAATGCTCCTGTACAGGAGTAGTTCTTTCTCAGTGGCTTCTTGATTTTAGCCTGGAGTGTTCAGGTATCAAACACTTCCTGAAATTGAAGACTTGGAACACtgctatttaaaaaacaaaccaccaaacaaGCCAAAAGAAACCCACCGCTGCTGAAATCTGAATGCTGCAGTAATATTGCTGAAActgcttcatatttatttctcaGTGTGTATATGTTATTAATATTTAGGGGTGAACTGGAATTCAGGAAATCAGAGTTTTCCTGAATGACTTGCAGGTCATTCATACTCCTTTGTTTGTTGCTTTTGTAATGAAATCTTCTCTCACTCAGGTAATTCTTGATAAATACATCTGAAGTGTAGTTTTGGATAACTTTTTGTGAGTACTGTTGGATATAGTATTTTTCTTGAAAAGCTTCCAATGTAGTTTTTCTCTGCAGATACAAAATAATTAAGTGTATTTGTAGTTAATGTGAGAGGCTAGTTGAAAGATGTTGTTTGGATAGTGTTCTGGTGCAAGGGAAGGGCAATGGCTGTACATGATGTGACAAAGTACCAGTTGGGAAGGCAGGATTCAAACATGGAACCTGTGATTTAGCCGTCGTTTTCACTGAAGCTCTTGTTCTGATGAGATAAGATTTAAAAGATGGGTGATGAGACAAGaagcttttaattttattctaatGCTCATCACTAATAATCACCAGTAAGTCTGTTAGGATAGATAAGACTTGTAAGAGCTGAACAGGCACAGGTCTGgacaggattttttttgagGTAGGCTCACTCATCACCCACAACTTGTATCATAGCTGTTGACCTATGATGTGCACAAAAAGACAAAGTTTAAACTATCTTATCTATGAGACTGTGCAAAGGGATTAAGAGTATTGGAAAAGGAAGATAGAAAAACTTGCATCTTCTTCTTAGTTTGACTTAGTtaatggtttggttttggggagaagacattttttaatttcttcagctTTTGTAGGTTACTTAGGACACAATCCTGCATCATTAAGTATGGTGAGTTTGACAATGAAGAATGTGGAGCATAGCCAAGGTCTTGCTGTACTGTGCTAATTATAGTATCAAACTGCAATCCAGGGAGTTTTTTGTGACTAACTGAGCCTCTGATGGTCCTTATTCAGAAAAACTGGGGTTTTGAGTGAATCTCGTGGCAGCACTGTGTGGTGCTTTTTGAGGGCTGGTTTTTATAAATGAGTCAGTTGAATATTCAGAGACATCTTCAAGAGTTCGTCTTGAATTTGGAGCCTGTTACTGCTTTTCATATGGCTTCTTATTTTGGGCCGGTGACTTTAAAAGTAGcttaataaaataaacagtACAACTCACAGTGTCTGTCAGTGTTTGATGTCCCAGCTTGTTAAGTCCCTATCACAGTCCTGCTGTTAAGGATGTGTGAATGCACTTGGCAGAAATGAGTTTGTACAATGGCGTTTCAGTTTGTTCTTGGCTGGAATTTTGATAATGCCCTTGCAGATATGTATCACCTTCATTTCTTGAAGAAATTCATCTTGTGGAATAAAAATGAGCAGGTTAAGGGTATGTACTAGCACCTGTTACCAGAAAATTCTTGCAGAAATTGGGCAGAAAGTTCATCAGTGCAGTAAGTGTCTGTAATCAAGATCTATGTGCTATGTCTAAACTATATATTTCCTAGGACTTAATCTGAGTAGCACAGAAGTACTTCCAGCTAGCAAATGTAGTTTCTTAGCTATGTTAGATGTATGCCTTGACAATGTTTTAACTGCAAGGACAAGAAATTGTGACTAGAAACATGCTGATGCTTCTGGCTTGAAATAAAATGCTGCTAATGTAAATAGTTGATGATTTGGAGATACCTGTAACTCCAATGTCTGAAACATCCatgctgaatttttttcttcattgatTTGACAATTGAATCTGTTCACATTTAATTACTTGTATTCAGAAGTGTAATACTGAGATGTTTTATCAGAATGACACAATGTCACATTTTCATATTGCAACATGttccctttttctctccttAGGAAGGTGAAGTGTATGCCATAGAAACCTTTGGTAGCACAGGAAAAGGCGTGGTTCACGATGACATGGAGTGTTCTCATTATATGAAGAACTTCGATGTCGGGCATGTGCCAATAAGGTTGGATTTTGTTGGTGTATTTTGATAAAGCTGCCACCCCCTTGGGATTCAAATTTGATACAGTGCATGTTCTTCACTAATTAAAAGGCTGTCAGAGGACTGGAAGAGCAGTACTagcaatatttttacaaaatacaCTCTGATTGTTAATGTGGAATAACATGGAATTATTTCCAAGAAACTGAAAATggataaaatacattttcagaaTACAGTCTTCCTACCATTATTTTAAATGGTTAATTACAGATAGATTATATTTGTGTATT
The nucleotide sequence above comes from Passer domesticus isolate bPasDom1 chromosome 5, bPasDom1.hap1, whole genome shotgun sequence. Encoded proteins:
- the METAP2 gene encoding methionine aminopeptidase 2 yields the protein MAGVGRAEEREQHLNGELPPEPEDRDGAAGLGAEDGAKKKRKKKKKGRAGPAGQENDKEMEGALDDVAKQLDKQALEEKEKDDDDDDGEGEGDGATGKKKKKKKKKKGPKVQTDPPSIPICELFPSNVFPKGEECEYPPTQDGRTAAWRITSEEKKALDQASEEIWNDFREAAEAHRQVRKYVMSWIKPGMTMIEICEKLEDCSRKLIKENGLNAGLAFPTGCSLNNCAAHYTPNAGDPTVLQYNDICKIDFGTHISGRIIDCAFTVTFNPKYDRLLEAVKDATNTGIKCAGIDVRLCDVGEAIQEVMESYEVEIDGKTYQVKPIRNLNGHSIGPYRIHAGKTVPIVKGGEATRMEEGEVYAIETFGSTGKGVVHDDMECSHYMKNFDVGHVPIRLPRAKHLLNVINENFGTLAFCRRWLDRLGESKYLMALKNLCDLGIVDPYPPLCDIKGSYTAQFEHTILLRPTCKEVVSRGDDY